From a single Serratia surfactantfaciens genomic region:
- the dsrB gene encoding protein DsrB, whose protein sequence is MQVNDRVTVKTDGGPRREGVILAVEVFNEGTMYLVSLEDYPAGVWFFNEIDSRDGTFVEPHRERGQ, encoded by the coding sequence ATGCAGGTTAACGATCGCGTGACGGTAAAAACAGACGGCGGCCCACGGCGGGAAGGCGTCATCCTGGCCGTAGAGGTGTTCAACGAGGGCACCATGTATCTGGTTTCCCTTGAGGATTATCCGGCGGGCGTGTGGTTCTTTAATGAAATAGATAGCCGCGACGGCACCTTTGTGGAGCCGCACCGCGAACGCGGGCAGTGA
- the cspE gene encoding transcription antiterminator/RNA stability regulator CspE — protein sequence MSNMIKGQVKWFNEAKGFGFITPADGSKDVFVHFSAIQDQGFKTLAEGQNVQFSIENGAKGPSAANVTAI from the coding sequence ATGTCCAACATGATCAAAGGTCAAGTGAAGTGGTTCAACGAAGCTAAAGGTTTTGGTTTCATCACCCCAGCAGACGGCAGCAAAGACGTATTCGTACACTTCTCTGCTATCCAGGATCAAGGCTTCAAGACCCTGGCTGAAGGCCAGAACGTACAGTTCTCTATCGAGAACGGTGCGAAAGGTCCATCTGCGGCTAACGTTACCGCTATCTAA
- a CDS encoding NAD(P)H-quinone oxidoreductase, translating to MSTNAALPGKMKAIEISQPGAPEVLVVTERPVPVPQAGELLVKIAAAGVNRPDVLQRQGNYAPPPGASDIPGLEIAGEVVALGEGVTHFALGDRVCALIAGGGYAEYCTVHESNALPVPAGLSLTEAAALPETFFTVWVNVFQRGHLKAGETVLIHGGTSGIGTVATMLAKAFCAQVITTVGSEDKRQASLALGADVAINYRNEDFVTRTKEVTGGKGADVIVDLIAGDYVAKNYQAAAMEGRIVQIGTQHGVVKELNLMPLLLKRLTHTGSTLRSRSVADKAQIAAELQEKVWPLLERGVLKPQIFKTFPLEQAAAAHTLMESSEHIGKIMLTF from the coding sequence ATGTCAACAAATGCAGCGCTGCCCGGCAAGATGAAAGCGATTGAGATCAGCCAGCCAGGCGCCCCCGAGGTTCTGGTCGTCACCGAGCGCCCGGTACCCGTCCCGCAAGCGGGCGAACTGCTGGTGAAAATTGCCGCCGCCGGCGTTAACCGCCCCGACGTGTTGCAGCGCCAGGGAAACTATGCGCCACCGCCGGGCGCTTCGGATATCCCCGGTCTGGAAATCGCCGGCGAAGTGGTGGCCCTCGGCGAAGGCGTAACCCATTTCGCTCTTGGCGATCGGGTTTGCGCCCTCATCGCCGGCGGCGGCTATGCGGAATACTGCACCGTACATGAAAGCAATGCGCTGCCGGTGCCGGCGGGTCTGAGCCTGACCGAGGCCGCCGCACTGCCGGAAACCTTCTTTACCGTCTGGGTCAACGTGTTCCAACGCGGCCACCTCAAAGCCGGCGAAACCGTGTTGATCCACGGCGGCACTTCCGGTATCGGCACGGTCGCCACCATGCTGGCGAAAGCCTTCTGTGCACAGGTGATCACCACCGTCGGCTCCGAAGATAAACGCCAGGCCAGTCTGGCGCTGGGCGCCGACGTGGCGATTAATTACCGCAACGAAGACTTTGTCACGCGCACCAAAGAGGTCACCGGCGGCAAAGGCGCCGACGTAATCGTCGATCTGATCGCCGGCGACTATGTCGCCAAGAACTATCAGGCAGCGGCGATGGAAGGCCGCATCGTGCAAATCGGCACGCAACATGGCGTGGTGAAAGAGTTAAACCTGATGCCGCTGCTGTTGAAACGCCTGACCCATACCGGTTCAACGCTGCGCTCACGCAGCGTCGCGGACAAGGCGCAGATTGCCGCCGAGCTGCAAGAGAAGGTTTGGCCGCTGCTGGAACGCGGCGTGCTGAAACCGCAGATCTTTAAAACCTTCCCGCTTGAGCAGGCCGCCGCAGCGCATACGCTGATGGAGTCCAGCGAGCATATCGGCAAAATCATGCTGACGTTCTAA